Proteins found in one Bacillus subtilis subsp. subtilis str. 168 genomic segment:
- the exuM gene encoding putative Na+:altronate/mannonate symporter (Evidence 3: Putative function from multiple computational evidences; PubMedId: 9882655, 15849754, 16850406; Product type t: transporter), whose protein sequence is MRTELANKVVSVETEKRLSLKEKMSYGFGDFGNGFMFDLGQIYLLKYFTDVAGIPAAMAGGIFLVSKLFAAITDPIVGSSIDYRKNIGKRGKFRPYLLIGSIVLAVLTVLIFLSPNVSTTGKLIYAYASYMIWGIGYSFVNIPYGSLGAAMTQNSEDRTSISTFRQIGSLGALFITSVAVMPLLVKFDNPKVGYPVVMGLFAALGVFWFYICYRNCKERIIISEAPKEKLTLSSVVKTFITNKPLLTLVLMTIFSISAYNIKSAMLVYFAQYNLGNVELMAYMNFIIIGSSFLGVVFLPKLVKMFGKKRTAMIGFGISVAADLINFMLPSNVYVFTILASIAFIGISIPNGITWALVSDIIDYGEWKSGERKEATTYSLFNFSRKLAQSLSGFLSGIGLGIIGYVPNAVQTAQALIGIKALLLLYPAIALALAMFIIGFLYKLTDQQHAQIVQDLHQKS, encoded by the coding sequence ATGCGAACTGAACTGGCAAATAAGGTTGTGTCGGTCGAAACGGAAAAAAGGCTTTCATTGAAAGAGAAAATGTCCTATGGCTTTGGTGATTTTGGCAACGGTTTTATGTTTGATCTCGGCCAGATTTATTTATTGAAGTATTTCACTGATGTAGCGGGAATCCCCGCTGCGATGGCCGGCGGCATTTTTTTAGTCAGTAAGCTGTTTGCAGCGATAACAGATCCAATTGTCGGCTCATCAATCGATTATCGCAAAAACATCGGCAAACGGGGGAAATTCAGGCCTTATCTATTAATCGGCAGCATCGTGCTTGCGGTGCTTACTGTTCTTATTTTTCTGTCTCCCAATGTATCAACGACCGGAAAACTGATATATGCATATGCATCCTATATGATTTGGGGCATCGGCTATTCGTTTGTGAATATTCCGTACGGCTCATTAGGGGCAGCGATGACTCAAAATTCTGAGGACCGGACCTCCATTTCGACGTTCCGCCAAATCGGATCACTTGGCGCCTTGTTTATCACAAGTGTGGCCGTGATGCCGCTGCTCGTCAAGTTTGATAATCCGAAGGTCGGCTACCCGGTGGTCATGGGCTTGTTCGCCGCGCTCGGTGTGTTTTGGTTTTATATTTGCTACCGCAACTGCAAAGAGCGCATTATCATATCGGAAGCACCCAAAGAAAAATTAACACTCTCATCTGTCGTCAAAACATTTATTACAAATAAACCGCTGTTAACCCTTGTCCTGATGACGATTTTTTCAATTTCCGCATACAACATTAAATCCGCCATGCTCGTCTATTTCGCACAATATAACTTGGGCAATGTTGAATTAATGGCTTATATGAACTTCATCATTATTGGTTCTTCCTTTTTGGGCGTCGTATTCCTTCCAAAGCTCGTCAAGATGTTTGGAAAGAAACGAACGGCAATGATCGGCTTTGGCATCAGTGTGGCCGCGGATCTGATCAACTTTATGCTTCCATCTAACGTTTATGTGTTTACAATTCTCGCCAGTATCGCCTTTATCGGAATCAGTATCCCAAATGGCATCACGTGGGCTCTTGTCTCCGATATTATCGACTATGGCGAATGGAAATCCGGTGAACGGAAGGAAGCAACGACATATTCACTTTTCAATTTCTCAAGAAAGCTTGCTCAATCTTTGTCTGGCTTTCTCTCGGGGATCGGTTTGGGGATTATCGGCTATGTGCCGAATGCAGTCCAGACAGCACAGGCGCTGATTGGCATCAAAGCGCTGCTTCTTCTGTATCCGGCCATTGCTTTGGCATTAGCGATGTTCATTATCGGCTTTCTTTATAAACTCACAGACCAGCAGCATGCTCAGATCGTTCAGGATCTTCATCAAAAGAGCTGA
- the yjmC gene encoding putative oxidoreductase (Evidence 3: Putative function from multiple computational evidences; PubMedId: 9579062, 9882655, 16788182; Product type e: enzyme) produces MKTITIAAEEAKELVWQKLDGAGLNERDAEKVADVLVHADLRNVHSHGVLHTEHYVNRLLAGGINPGAQPVFKETGPVTGVLDGDDGFGHVNCDMAMDHAIDMAKKKGVGMVTAVNSSHCGALSYFVQKAADEKLIGMAMTHTDSIVVPFGGRTPILGTNPIAYGVPAKHKKPFILDMATSKVAFGKILQAREEGKEIPEGWGVDENGEAVTDPDKVVSLSTFGGPKGYGLSIVVDVFSGLLAGAAFGPHIAKMYNGLDQKRKLGHYVCAINPSFFTDWDTFLEQMDAMIDELQQSPPAVGFERVYVPGEIEQLHEERNKKNGISIARSVYEFLKSR; encoded by the coding sequence TTGAAAACGATAACAATTGCAGCTGAAGAAGCAAAGGAACTCGTTTGGCAAAAGCTGGACGGTGCCGGTTTGAATGAACGAGATGCTGAAAAAGTGGCAGATGTTCTCGTGCACGCTGATTTGCGCAATGTACATTCGCATGGCGTGCTGCACACAGAACACTATGTGAACAGGCTTTTAGCGGGAGGGATCAATCCTGGGGCACAGCCTGTTTTTAAAGAGACGGGGCCTGTGACCGGGGTGCTTGACGGAGACGATGGTTTCGGTCATGTGAATTGCGACATGGCGATGGACCATGCAATTGACATGGCGAAGAAAAAAGGAGTCGGCATGGTCACGGCCGTAAACAGCAGCCATTGCGGAGCGCTAAGCTATTTTGTGCAAAAAGCGGCTGACGAAAAGCTGATCGGAATGGCAATGACGCATACAGACAGTATCGTTGTCCCATTTGGGGGGAGGACTCCTATTTTAGGGACAAATCCGATTGCTTACGGAGTTCCGGCTAAGCATAAAAAACCGTTTATCCTAGATATGGCGACATCCAAAGTGGCTTTTGGGAAGATTCTGCAGGCCCGTGAAGAGGGCAAAGAAATTCCTGAAGGATGGGGAGTCGATGAAAACGGAGAAGCAGTAACTGATCCTGACAAGGTCGTCTCACTTTCAACATTCGGGGGCCCGAAAGGCTATGGACTATCGATTGTAGTGGATGTGTTTTCCGGATTGCTGGCGGGCGCGGCTTTTGGCCCTCATATTGCCAAAATGTACAACGGCCTTGATCAAAAAAGAAAGCTGGGGCATTACGTTTGCGCGATCAATCCATCCTTTTTTACTGACTGGGATACGTTTTTAGAGCAGATGGATGCCATGATTGATGAACTGCAGCAATCACCGCCGGCTGTTGGATTCGAAAGAGTGTATGTGCCCGGCGAGATCGAGCAGCTGCATGAAGAAAGAAATAAGAAAAACGGAATTTCTATCGCCCGGAGCGTGTATGAATTCTTAAAAAGCAGGTGA
- the yjmD gene encoding putative oxidoreductase (Evidence 3: Putative function from multiple computational evidences; PubMedId: 9579062, 9882655; Product type e: enzyme), which yields MKAVQVRKAYDLVTAEVKKPVLSKDDEVLVKVKRVGICGSDMHIYHGTNPLATLPRVIGHEVTGQVEAVGANVQSLKPGDHVVIEPISYCGSCYACRKGRPNVCAKLSVFGVHEDGGMREYIVLPERQLHAVSKDLPWEEAVMAEPYTIGAQAVWRGQVEKGDTVLIQGAGPIGICVLKMAKLAGAAVMMTDLNNERLAFAKENGADAVVNVQAEHVAERVLEWTGNEGANVVIDAVCLPETFALSIEAVSPAGHVVVLGFDERAAQISQLPITKKEVTITGSRLQTNQFPKVVELLNGGRLMHNGLVTHTFSVDDVHHAFQFIKEHPDQVRKAVITFD from the coding sequence ATGAAAGCGGTTCAAGTGCGAAAAGCGTATGATCTGGTGACAGCGGAGGTGAAGAAGCCAGTTCTTTCAAAGGATGATGAAGTGCTCGTGAAAGTCAAGCGAGTCGGCATTTGCGGTTCAGACATGCACATTTATCATGGAACGAATCCGCTCGCTACCCTCCCGAGAGTCATCGGACACGAGGTAACGGGACAAGTGGAGGCAGTTGGTGCGAATGTACAGAGCCTAAAACCCGGTGATCATGTGGTGATTGAGCCGATTTCTTATTGCGGATCGTGCTATGCCTGCCGCAAAGGGCGGCCGAATGTTTGCGCCAAGCTTTCTGTATTTGGCGTACATGAGGACGGAGGCATGCGGGAATATATTGTGCTTCCGGAAAGACAGCTTCACGCGGTCTCAAAGGACTTGCCTTGGGAGGAAGCAGTCATGGCCGAGCCTTATACGATAGGCGCCCAGGCAGTGTGGAGAGGCCAGGTGGAAAAAGGTGATACCGTCCTGATCCAGGGAGCGGGGCCCATCGGGATCTGTGTGTTAAAAATGGCAAAACTGGCGGGCGCTGCTGTCATGATGACTGACTTGAACAACGAGCGGCTGGCATTTGCGAAAGAAAACGGCGCCGATGCTGTTGTAAATGTCCAAGCAGAACATGTTGCCGAGCGGGTCCTTGAATGGACTGGGAATGAAGGAGCAAACGTGGTCATTGATGCTGTTTGCCTGCCGGAGACTTTTGCACTTTCAATTGAGGCTGTGTCACCGGCGGGACATGTGGTTGTGCTTGGATTTGATGAAAGAGCGGCTCAGATTTCTCAGCTGCCAATTACAAAAAAAGAAGTCACGATAACCGGATCCCGATTGCAGACCAATCAGTTTCCAAAAGTGGTAGAGCTTTTGAATGGAGGCCGGTTAATGCATAACGGGCTGGTGACCCATACATTTTCAGTTGATGACGTTCATCATGCATTTCAGTTTATTAAGGAGCATCCAGATCAGGTGCGGAAAGCCGTCATCACGTTTGATTAA
- the uxuA gene encoding D-mannonate dehydratase (Evidence 1c: Function from experimental evidences in the studied genus; PubMedId: 9579062, 9882655, 10368143, 25145794; Product type e: enzyme): protein MNMTFRWYGRGNDTVTLEYVKQIPGVKGIVWALHQKPVGDVWEKEEIRAETEYIQSYGFHAEVVESVNVHEAIKLGNEERGRYIENYKQTIRNLAGFGVKVICYNFMPVFDWTRTDMFRPLEDGSTALFFEKAKVESLDPQELIRTVEEASDMTLPGWEPEKLARIKELFAAYRTVDEEKLWDNLSFFLQEILPVAEAYGVQMAIHPDDPPWPIFGLPRIITGEASYKKLRAISDSPSNCITLCTGSMGANPANDMVEIAKTYAGIAPFSHIRNVKIYENGDFIETSHLTKDGSINIQGVMEELHKQDYEGYVRPDHGRHLWGEQCRPGYGLYDRALGIMYLNGLWDAYEAMAKKEVGI from the coding sequence ATGAATATGACATTCCGATGGTATGGACGAGGCAACGATACAGTCACACTTGAATACGTGAAGCAAATTCCCGGTGTCAAAGGCATCGTTTGGGCTCTCCATCAAAAGCCCGTCGGCGACGTGTGGGAAAAAGAAGAAATCAGAGCCGAAACTGAATATATTCAATCCTATGGTTTTCATGCTGAAGTTGTAGAAAGCGTGAATGTTCACGAAGCGATTAAACTTGGGAACGAAGAACGCGGCCGGTATATTGAAAACTACAAGCAAACGATCCGCAACCTTGCCGGATTTGGCGTGAAAGTGATCTGCTATAATTTTATGCCGGTTTTTGATTGGACACGCACGGACATGTTCCGGCCGCTAGAAGATGGATCGACCGCTCTGTTTTTTGAAAAGGCCAAGGTGGAAAGCCTTGATCCTCAAGAGCTGATTCGGACGGTGGAGGAAGCATCCGACATGACACTGCCGGGGTGGGAGCCCGAAAAATTGGCTCGGATCAAAGAGCTTTTTGCTGCCTACAGAACGGTCGATGAAGAAAAGCTATGGGACAATTTATCATTCTTTTTGCAGGAAATTCTTCCTGTTGCTGAGGCCTATGGTGTTCAAATGGCCATTCATCCGGATGACCCGCCGTGGCCGATTTTCGGACTGCCGCGCATTATCACAGGAGAGGCAAGCTATAAGAAACTGCGGGCGATATCAGATTCACCGTCTAATTGTATCACCCTTTGTACAGGTTCAATGGGAGCCAATCCCGCTAACGACATGGTGGAGATCGCTAAAACGTATGCCGGCATCGCTCCATTTTCACATATTCGCAATGTGAAAATTTATGAGAATGGCGATTTTATTGAAACATCTCATTTAACAAAGGATGGTTCGATCAACATTCAAGGCGTGATGGAAGAACTGCATAAGCAGGATTACGAAGGATATGTCAGACCGGATCATGGGCGCCATCTTTGGGGCGAGCAATGCCGCCCGGGATATGGCTTATACGATCGGGCACTTGGCATCATGTATTTGAACGGGCTGTGGGACGCTTATGAAGCAATGGCAAAAAAAGAGGTGGGCATATGA
- the uxuB gene encoding fructuronate reductase (Evidence 2a: Function from experimental evidences in other organisms; PubMedId: 9579062, 9882655, 10368143; Product type e: enzyme) has product MIPLHENLAGKTAVITGGSGVLCSAMARELARHGMKVAILNRTAEKGQAVVKEITAAGGTACAVAADVLDRMSLERAKEDILGQFGAVDLLINGAGGNHPDAITDVETYEEAGEGQSFFDMDERGFLTVFSTNFTGAFLASQVFGKELLKADSPAIINLSSMSAYSPMTKVPAYSAAKASINNFTMWMAVHFAETGLRVNAIAPGFFLTKQNHDLLINQDGTFTSRSHKIIAGTPMKRFGKPEDLLGTLLWLADESYSGFVTGITVPVDGGFMAYSGV; this is encoded by the coding sequence ATGATCCCGCTGCATGAGAACCTGGCTGGTAAAACGGCTGTCATCACTGGCGGCAGCGGCGTGCTTTGCTCTGCGATGGCCCGGGAGCTAGCCCGTCATGGCATGAAGGTGGCGATTTTGAATCGGACGGCTGAAAAAGGCCAAGCGGTCGTGAAGGAGATAACGGCGGCTGGCGGCACAGCGTGCGCTGTTGCTGCGGATGTGCTGGACAGGATGTCACTGGAGCGGGCAAAGGAAGACATCCTTGGCCAATTTGGCGCTGTTGATCTGTTAATTAACGGGGCTGGCGGCAATCATCCTGACGCGATAACCGATGTGGAGACATATGAAGAAGCGGGAGAAGGCCAATCCTTTTTTGATATGGATGAGAGGGGCTTTCTAACTGTATTCTCCACCAACTTCACCGGTGCGTTTCTGGCCTCGCAAGTGTTTGGTAAAGAACTGCTGAAGGCGGATTCACCCGCGATCATCAACCTTTCTTCCATGAGTGCTTATTCACCTATGACGAAGGTTCCGGCATACAGTGCTGCGAAAGCATCCATCAATAATTTTACGATGTGGATGGCTGTTCATTTTGCCGAAACCGGGCTGCGGGTCAATGCGATTGCCCCAGGCTTCTTTCTGACAAAACAAAATCATGATCTGCTGATCAACCAAGACGGAACGTTCACCAGCCGATCTCACAAAATTATTGCGGGAACACCGATGAAGCGCTTCGGAAAACCGGAGGATTTGCTCGGTACGCTCCTTTGGCTGGCGGATGAATCCTATTCCGGTTTTGTCACTGGGATCACCGTTCCTGTCGATGGAGGATTTATGGCTTATTCAGGTGTGTAA
- the exuT gene encoding hexuronate transporter (Evidence 2a: Function from experimental evidences in other organisms; PubMedId: 8320243, 9579062, 9882655, 15849754, 16850406; Product type t: transporter), translating into MFSKDKLPVILFLFLAGVINYLDRSALSIAAPFIQDDLTLSATQMGLIFSSFSIGYAIFNFLGGVASDRYGAKLTLFVAMVVWSLFSGAVALAFGFVSLLIIRILFGMGEGPLSATINKMVNNWFPPTQRASVIGVTNSGTPLGGAISGPIVGMIAVAFSWKVSFVLIMIIGLIWAVLWFKFVKEKPQETIKEAPAIKAETSPGEKIPLTFYLKQKTVLFTAFAFFAYNYILFFFLTWFPSYLVDERGLSVESMSVITVIPWILGFIGLAAGGFVSDYVYKKTARKGVLFSRKVVLVTCLFSSAVLIGFAGLVATTAGAVTLVALSVFFLYLTGAIYWAVIQDVVDQNNVGSVGGFMHFLANTAGIIGPALTGFIVDQTGTFSGAFLLAGGLAVFASLAVIRFVRPIIGKPAGTEAENPVSY; encoded by the coding sequence ATGTTTTCAAAAGATAAGCTTCCCGTTATCCTTTTTTTGTTCCTGGCAGGGGTGATTAATTACCTGGATCGCTCGGCGCTTTCCATTGCAGCTCCTTTTATTCAGGATGATCTCACATTGTCTGCCACACAAATGGGCTTGATTTTCAGCAGTTTTTCGATAGGTTATGCCATTTTTAATTTTCTTGGGGGCGTGGCATCCGACCGCTATGGGGCAAAGCTGACCTTGTTTGTCGCGATGGTTGTTTGGTCGCTGTTTAGCGGAGCAGTCGCCCTCGCTTTTGGCTTTGTCAGCCTGCTGATTATACGCATTCTCTTCGGAATGGGAGAAGGCCCGCTTTCGGCGACCATCAACAAGATGGTGAACAACTGGTTCCCGCCGACCCAGCGGGCGTCCGTTATCGGTGTAACCAACAGCGGCACGCCCCTCGGGGGAGCCATTTCCGGCCCGATAGTCGGCATGATCGCAGTGGCGTTCAGCTGGAAGGTATCCTTCGTTCTCATTATGATTATTGGATTGATATGGGCAGTGCTCTGGTTCAAGTTTGTCAAAGAAAAGCCGCAAGAGACGATCAAGGAAGCACCGGCAATAAAAGCAGAAACGTCTCCCGGAGAAAAAATTCCGCTCACCTTTTACCTGAAGCAAAAAACAGTCCTGTTCACGGCGTTCGCTTTTTTCGCTTACAACTACATCCTCTTCTTCTTTTTGACATGGTTTCCGAGCTATCTTGTCGACGAGCGGGGATTAAGTGTTGAATCGATGAGTGTCATCACGGTCATACCGTGGATTTTAGGATTTATCGGGCTGGCTGCGGGGGGATTTGTTTCTGACTATGTGTACAAAAAAACGGCCCGAAAAGGTGTGCTGTTCTCGCGCAAGGTTGTGCTTGTCACGTGTTTGTTTTCATCAGCTGTCCTGATTGGTTTTGCCGGGCTTGTGGCAACGACTGCGGGGGCTGTCACTCTTGTCGCTCTGTCAGTGTTCTTTCTTTATTTGACCGGTGCTATCTATTGGGCTGTCATTCAAGATGTGGTTGATCAAAACAATGTCGGTTCTGTTGGCGGCTTCATGCATTTCCTCGCCAACACGGCAGGAATTATCGGCCCGGCTTTAACCGGATTTATTGTTGACCAAACAGGCACGTTTTCTGGAGCATTTTTGCTTGCCGGTGGGCTGGCTGTCTTCGCTTCACTTGCTGTGATTCGTTTTGTCCGTCCAATCATTGGTAAGCCAGCGGGAACAGAAGCTGAGAATCCTGTGTCTTATTAA
- the exuR gene encoding transcriptional regulator (LacI family) (Evidence 1a: Function from experimental evidences in the studied strain; PubMedId: 9579062, 9882655; Product type r: regulator), translated as MVTIKDIAKLANVSHTTVSRALNNSPYIKEHTKKKILELAEQLNYTPNVNAKSLAMQKSHTIGLFFTSITNGTSHSFFADTIKGVNQAISEDYNLYVRGIDDLKNYDSVTPMRYDGIILMSQSDIDNSFIYHIREKNIPLVVLNRDIDDRTITNILSNDKEGSQEAVEYFIQSGHQDIAIIEGIEGFKSSQQRKEGYLSALIQHHIPIKHEYSVKGQYDMESGFQAMERLLALPNPPTAVFCSNDDMAIGAMNAIFAKGLRVPDDISVIGFDDIGFSQYITPRLSTVKRPVEKISVLGAQKLLSLISEPETKAEKILENTEFMVRDSVRRLTT; from the coding sequence ATGGTAACCATAAAAGATATCGCAAAACTCGCAAACGTATCCCACACTACTGTTTCCAGAGCACTCAACAACAGCCCTTACATCAAAGAACATACGAAGAAAAAAATATTAGAGCTAGCAGAGCAGCTCAACTATACACCAAATGTAAATGCGAAAAGTCTGGCGATGCAAAAGTCGCATACGATCGGGCTATTCTTTACAAGCATTACAAACGGAACCTCACACAGCTTCTTTGCAGACACTATCAAAGGCGTCAATCAAGCCATAAGTGAGGATTACAATCTGTATGTGCGCGGCATTGATGATCTGAAAAACTATGACTCCGTTACACCGATGAGATATGACGGCATCATTTTAATGAGCCAAAGTGACATTGATAATTCTTTTATTTACCATATTCGCGAAAAAAACATTCCGCTTGTCGTGCTGAATCGTGATATTGATGATCGTACCATCACGAATATTTTGTCCAATGACAAGGAAGGCTCTCAAGAAGCTGTAGAATACTTCATTCAGTCCGGACATCAAGACATCGCCATCATCGAGGGGATCGAAGGCTTTAAATCCTCCCAGCAGCGAAAGGAAGGGTACTTATCCGCACTGATTCAACATCATATTCCGATCAAGCATGAATACAGTGTCAAAGGACAGTACGATATGGAAAGCGGCTTTCAAGCGATGGAGCGGCTGCTGGCACTGCCGAATCCTCCAACCGCTGTTTTTTGTTCGAATGATGACATGGCAATCGGAGCGATGAATGCGATATTCGCAAAGGGCCTGCGCGTTCCTGATGATATTTCGGTGATCGGGTTTGATGATATTGGGTTTTCACAGTACATCACGCCAAGGCTTTCAACAGTAAAGCGCCCAGTGGAGAAAATAAGCGTGCTCGGTGCGCAAAAACTCTTGTCGCTGATCAGCGAGCCCGAAACAAAAGCAGAAAAAATCTTGGAAAACACAGAATTTATGGTGCGTGATTCAGTCAGACGATTGACGACGTGA